TCTTCGCCTCAGCCAGCGCAGTTTCAACCTCACTCTTATCTGATGCCTGAACCTTATCGCCGGCATCCTTCAACATCTTCTCGATGTTGTAGACCAGCGAATCAAGCCCATTCCGAGCCTCAACTGCATCGCGCTGCTCTTTATCTTCCGCGGCATGAGCTTCGGCATCCTTCGCCATCCGCTCAACCTCTTCCTTGCTCAGGCCCGACGAACTCGTAATCGTAATCTTCTGATCCTTGCCCGTCGCATTGTCCTTCGCCGTCACATTCAGAATGCCGTTGGCGTCGATGTCGAACGTAACCTCGATCTGCGGCACGCCACGCGGAGCCGGAGGAATTCCAGCCAGCTTGAACTTGCCCAGCGTCCGGTTCTGCGACGCCATCGGCCGTTCCCCCTGCAGCACATGCACCTCAACCTCAGTCTGCGAGTCAGCCGCTGTCGAGAACGTCTCCGTCTTCTTCGTCGGAATCGTCGTATTCCGGTTGATCATCGCCGTCGCCACGCCGCCCATCGTCTCAATCGACAACGTCAGCGGAGTCACATCGAGCAGCAACAGGTCCTTCACCTCGCCGGCCAGCACACCAGCCTGAACCGCCGCGCCAATTGCCACAACTTCATCCGGGTTCACACCCTTATGCGGCTCCTTGCCAAACAGGTCCTTCACCAGCTGCTGAATCTTAGGCATACGAGTTTGGCCACCGACGAGAACCACCTCATCGATCTGGCTCGCATCCACGCCGGCATCCTTCATCGCCTGCTTCGACGGCCCAATCGACCGCTGCAGCAGATCATCCACAAGGCTCTCAAGCTTCGCACGAGTCAGCTTCCGCACCAGGTGCTTCGGACCACTCGCATCCGCCGTAATAAACGGCAGATTGATCTCCGTCTCCTGCGCCGTCGACAACTCGATCTTCGCGCGCTCCGCAGCATCCTTCAGCCGCTGCAACGCCATCTCGTTGCCCTTCGAGTGCAGGTCAAGCCCAGTCTCCGACTTGAACTCCGCAATCAGCCAATCCACAATGCGCTGGTCAAGATTGTCGCCGCCTAGGTGCGTATCGCCGTTGGTCGACTTCACCTCAATCACGCCTTCGCCAACCTCAAGGATCGAGATATCGAACGTACCGCCGCCGAAGTCATACACGGCAATCGTCTCGTCCTTCTTCTTATCCAGCCCATACGCCAGCGCAGCCGCAGTCGGCTCATTCACAATGCGCTTCACATCAAGGCCGGCAATCTTGCCCGCATCCTTCGTCGCCTGCCGCTGCGCATCGTTGAAGTAAGCCGGAACCGTAATCACAGCCTCCGTCACCGACGTGCCGAGATAGTCCTCCGCAGCCTTCTTCAACTTCTGCAGAATCATCGCCGAGATCTCAGGCGGGGTGTACTCCTTACCCTGCGCCACCACAACGATGTTGTCGCCCTTCGCCACCACCTTGTACGGCACCATCTTCAGCTCATCGCCAACTTCATTCAGGCGACGGCCCATAAACCTCTTGATCGAATAGATCGTGTTCTCCGGGTTCGTAATCGCCTGGCGCTTGGCCACCTGGCCCACAAGCCGCTCCCCGCTCTTAGTAAACGCAACCACAGACGGAGTTGTCCGGCCGCCCTCTTCGTTCGGGATCACCTTCGGCTCGCCGCCTTCCATAACCGCAACGCACGAGTTCGTCGTTCCCAGATCAATTCCAATAATCTTCGCCATCCCACATCCCCATTCCGGGCGCACAGCCCATCTATATTGTTTGACATCCCAAGGATCTCACCTTGAGTCACTTATTGTCAAGTATTCTGATGCACCGGGTCACCTCCTGATTGCGACACCCTTACCTTTTTCCTTAGATAGAGTTAGCTCTCCCCCTTCTACGATATAAAGGCGCCTGGCCAGGCAAAATAAATCCGCCACACCCCTCTTCAGCCCCTCCCTACCGCCGATAAATCAAACACGCGGTTTGCCAAAAATCTCACGCCGCCTCAAACCTCCGGTACACCGAAGGTGTCATTGTCGCCCTTGATGCCCCCGGATACGCTTCCCTCAATTCTGTATCACTTGGAGCGTTGCTCATGCCTACCCCTTCTGCCCGCCGTACCGCACGTCGTCTCCTGAAAGTCGCCTCCCTGGGCCTGGCTGGCCTCCTCGCCGGACTCCTCTCCGGTTGCAACGCCACCGAAGACATCAACTCCACCAATATCTCTTCCACCAGCTACAGCTGGTCCACCCACCTTCCCAAGAGCCTCGACTCCGTTCAGGTCCCCCCGCTCCGCCACGCGCCCTCTACCCGCAGGCTCCAGGGCGGATCTTTCCGTACAGTCTCCCAGTCGATGGGCCCGAGCGGCCGCAACCCCTCCTAAGACCCATCGACACCGACCCGGCAGCACGATCGCCGGAAACCACAACCAACCAAGCGCGGCAGGCTCCATCCAACGGGCCTGCCGCCTTTTTGCGTCGCTAACCGCACCAGCCTGGCCTCAAATGCATCCATTAGCTTCTTTCTCGCCTCTATCTAGGAGACAATCACTCCACCAGAGAGAATGCATCGGAAGACCATGGCCTCGGCTGCGACCGCACCACCCGATCAATCCGCCTCCGTCACGCAGGGCGTCAACCCCTGGCTGATCGCCGCCTCCGTCATGCTCGCCACCTTCATGGAGGTGCTCGACACCGCCATCGCCTCGGTCGCACTTCCCTACATCGCCGGCTCCCTCTCTGCCTCGAACGACGAAGCCACCTGGGTCCTCACCAGCTACCTCGTCGCCAACGCCATCGTCCTCCCCGCAAGCAATTGGTTTTCGCTCAAATTCGGCCGCAAACGATTTCTTCTCACCTGCATCGTCATCTTCACCGTAGCCAGCTTCGCCTGCGGAGCCGCCCCTACCCTCGGCATTATGCTGCTTGCCCGCGTCGTCCAGGGAGCAGGCGGCGGCGCGCTCCAACCACTCTCCCAGGCCATCCTCCTCGAATCCTTCCCGCCTGCCAAGCGCGGAGCCGCCATGGCCGTCTTCGCCTTCGGTGTCGTCGTCGCTCCCGTCCTCGGCCCCACCCTCGGCGGCTGGCTCACCGACACCTACTCCTGGCGCTACGCCTTCTACATCAACATCCCCATCGGCATCCTCGCCATTCTCATGATCACCCGCTTCATTAAAGACCCGCCCTACATCAGCAAAGCCCGGGTTCCCGCCTTTGACCGCTACGGCTTCGCTGCCCTGGTCGTCTGGACCGGCTGCCTCCAGGTCGTGCTCGACAAGGGCCAGGAAGACGACTGGTTCGGCGCCATCTGGATCCGCTGGGCCGTCCTCTTCCTCGTCACCTCCTTTGTCTACTTCTGCTGGCACTGCTGGCGCGACAAAGACACCATCGTCGACCTCAAGGTCCTCAAAGACCGAAACTTCCTCCTTGGCTGCATCCTCATCTTCATGTTCGGCATCGGCATCTACTCCACCGTCACCGTCCTGCCGCTCTTCTATCAGGAGCTTCTCGGCTATACCGCCTTCACCGCCGGCCTGGTCGTCGCTCCCCGAGGCATCGGAGCCGTCATGGGCATGCCCGTCATCGGCTATCTCTCCAATAAAATGGACCCCCGATACCTTCTCACCTTCGGTTTCTTCACCTTCGGCCTCACCACCCTCTACTTCGGCAACGTCACGCTCGACATCTCCCCCACCACACTCCTCCTCCCCATCCTCATCACCGGCTTCGGTCTCAGCTTCATCTTCGTCCCTATCAGCACGGCCGCCTATGGCACTCTTCAGCAGGAGCAGATCGGCAACGCCAGCGGCCTCTTCAATCTCATGCGCAACGTCGGCGGATCCATCGGCATCTCCATCGCCTCCACCCTGCTCACCCGCCGCTCCGCCGTCCACCAGAACGAGATCATCAACTCCGTCCCCCGCACCGGCCAGCAATTCCAGAACGCCCTCGGCAGCATGACGCAAGCTCTAACCGGCTCCTTTGGCACATCCAATGCCGCAAACCCTGCCCAGGCCCAGCTCTATCAGCAGCTCCAGCGCCAAGCCTCCGCATGGGCCTTTGTCGACGTCTTTCGTTGGCTCTCTTTGCTCTGCTTTTTCTGTGTAGGCATCGTCTGGTTCTTCAAAAAAGTAAAACCAGGCAAAGCCCCCGAAGGTGCCCACTAACCACCTCTCCCTCCGACCAACGGGAGGACCAACCGAAGGGGTACACAAGTCACGAAGTGACCGCCCCACGCGAAGTGGGCCCGTCCGGCAGGACAAGCAATTAACAGTCCGGCAGGACAAGTAGTTGAGAGCCATCGCAACCCCACTGCGATACCCTCAACACATGCAGCGCGACCGGCTCCCCTACCTCCTGATCCCACTAGCCGCCTGCATCGCCATCCTCCCTCTTCTCCTCAATGGCTGCTCCTGCGGCCACGACTTCGACTTCCATCTCCTCAACTGGATGGAAGCCGCCCGCCAGTTCACCCACGGCAACCTCCACCCTCACTGGGCCTACACTGCGGCTTATAACGCCGGCGAACCCCGCTTCGTCTTCTACCCGCCTCTCTCCTGGACCCTCGGCGCAATCCTCACCCTCCTCTTCCCCATCACTGCAACGCCAATCCTCTACACCTGGCTAGCCCTCACCCTTAGCGGCCTCGCCCTCCACCGTCTAGCGCGCGAATTCACCTCACCCACCGCCGCACTCGTCGCAGCAGTCCTCTACACGGTGAACCCCTACATGCTCTTCACCGCCTACGAGCGCACCGCCTACGCCGAACTTCTCGCCACCGCCTTCATCCCACTCCTCCTCCACGCCATCCTGCGTCAGCGAGTCACCATCCCTCGAATCGCCATCCCCATAGCGCTCCTCTGGCTCACCAACGCCCCCGCCGCCGTCATGAGCTGCTACACCCTAGCCCTCCTCACCCTAGTCCGAGTAGCCACAGATCTGGGTACAGATCCGGATACAGGTCCGGGTCCAGATGCGGATACAGATCCGGGTGCCCCATCCTATGCAGTCTCATCGCATAGGATGGGGTATTCGCGCCACGCGCGAACCGCAGTCACAGAAACATCCGGCAGCATCCACAAACCGGGTGCCCCATATCTCGACTCTGAGATGTGGGCATCGCGCGCAAGCGCGATCGCTCTCGCCACCACCAGTAACGCCCGATCTCAAACACCGCTCAGCCTAACCCTCAACACCATCGCCGGCACCGCCCTCGGCCTCGCCCTCGCCGCCTTCTATCTCCTCCCCGCCGCTTACGAACGCCGCTACGTCCAAATCGCGATGGCCATCATCCCCAACATGCGCATCCAGGACAACTTCCTCTTCCACCACACCGGCGACACCCTCCACGATCAAGTCCTCCACACCGCATCTCTCCTGGCCCTCATCCTGCTTGCCACAACCCTCACAGCCCTCATCATCTCCATCACCAAACTTCGTTCACCCAGCAAACCACAATCCCAGACACCCAATCCAGCACCGCAGAAACCATCCAACCCGGAACGACAAATACCTGCCGGCACAAACCACCAGCCGTCATCTCTACCAAAGCACGATATCGTCATCTCGACCGAAGCGACGGACAGCATCATCGTCCGTCGCGAAGTGGAGAGCCCCCCGCATCTCGTCCACATCGGCAACGCACTCCTCGCATCCCTAGCCATCCTCACCATAACCATCGCCCTCCTTCTCACCCCACTCACCTCCATCCTCTGGAACCACACCCCCGAACTAGCCTTCCTCCAATTCCCCTGGCGTCTCCTCGCGATCCTCGCCGCCATCATGAGCCTCGCCGTCGCCCTCGCCATCCGTCGCACAAACCTCAACCCCACAATCAGCACAGCAATCACCATCGCCCTCGCCGCAGCTCTCACCTCCCCGGCCTACGCCCTCTTCCACCAATCCTGCGACGAAGAGGACACCCCCACCGCCCGCGAAGCTCTCTTCCACTCCAACCGCGGCACCGACCCCACCGACGAGTACACCCCCACCACCGCCGACAACGACTCCCTCGCCCAAACCGACCCACCCTATTGGCTCTCGGAAGACCCCAACGCCAAAGCCCCCACCGAAACCCAACCCGCCCCTGCACCCACGCACCTTACCCTCAACCCGCCAACCCCCGAAGACCTCATCCTCAACCTTCGCGACTACCCCGCCTGGCACATCACCGACAACGGGTCTCTCCTCGCCACGCGCGACCAGCGCGACGACGGCCTCATCGCCATCCACCTCCCCGCAGGCCCAGCCCGCATCGCAATCACCTACGCCCGCACCCCAGACCAAACCCTCGGCGACGCCATCTCCCTCGTCTCCCTCGCCGTTCTTCTCTTCATCCTCCGTCGAAATCCCTCACCATCAAGCCCACATCCTTCAAGCTGATTTATCATCGAACCCGATGCAACCCACAGTAAAAGACCTGCTTCTCTCCGGCGCCCAGCTCACTGATGCCGCCCTCGAACGCCTCCTGCCCGCAACCGACACCCTCCCGCACTCCATCCACCGGGCCATGCGGCACAGCACCTTCGCCGGCGGCAAGCGTCTCCGTCCCATCCTCTGTATGGAAGCAGCCCGCCTCGCCGCCTGCACCGACGCCTATCCCGAGGGAATCGCCGACCTCGGCGCCGCATTGGAGATGATCCACACCTACTCCCTCATCCACGACGACCTTCCCGCCCTCGACAACGACGACCTCCGCCGCGGCCAGCCCACCTGCCACGTCGTCTTCGGTGAAGCCACCGCCATCCTCGCCGGCGACGCCCTCCAGACCCTCGCCTTCCAAACCATCGCCGCCCTTCCCATCCCATCCCCGGCCACAATCGCCATCCTTCGCGAGATCACCCTCGCCATCGGCACCGGCGTGGGCCGCGTTGGCGACCTCGATACCAAGCTCCCTCCCGGCATGATCGGCGGCCAGGTCATGGACATCGAATCCGAAGGCATCCCACCCACCGCGGCTCTGGTCGAAGCGATCCACCGCTCCAAGACTGGCGCCCTCATCACCACCAGCATCGTTGTCGGCGGTCTCTATGGCCTCAGCCTGCGTCATCGCTCCACCAGCAGCTACCCCCGTGACGAACACTTCATCGGACCCAGGCCAGGCCGCGTAGCCTACGCTCCCTATGCCGACACCACCGCCCGCCTCCGCACCTTCGGCGAAAAGGCAGGCCTCGCCTTCCAAATCGTCGACGATGTCCTCGACATGACCCAAAGCTCGGAAGAGCTCGGCAAGACCGCAGGCAAAGACACCGCCAGCACCAAAGCCACCTGGCCCGCCGTCTTCGGCATCGACCAGTCCCTCCACGACGCGAAAGAACTCATCGCCGACGCCTTCGCCGCGTTAGCCCCCTTCGGCTCCGCCGCCGACCCGCTCAAATCCCTCGCCCAATATCTAGTCGAGCGAAAAAACTAGAGTCTCTCCCTGCCGCTACCGTTCCTTCTTGGTTGTCATCCCCGCAGGGGATCTGCTTTTGCTTTTCTAGTTGTCATCCCCAAAGGGGATCTGCTGTTGCTTTTGTAGTTCTAGTTGTCATCCCCAAAGGGGATCTGCTGTTGCTTTTGTAGTTTTAGTTGTCATCCCCAAAGGGGATCTGCTGTTGCTTTTGTAGTTCTAGTTGTCATCCCCAAAGGGGATCTGCTGTTGCTTTTGTAGTTCTAGTTGTCATCCCCGAAGGGGATCTGCGTTTCCTTCACGCGCCAAAGCAAGCCACCCCTACCCAGCCGCACCATACTCCTCATCCGTCACCTTCGCGCCCCAATCCACCGTCTTCCCCGAATCATCTGCCTGCTGCATCGCCAGGTGCACCATCGTGCGCCCAGCCTGCGCCCCATGCCAATGATTCTCCCCCGCCCCAATCACCACCACATCCCCCGGATGAATCGCCTGCGCCGCCTGCCCTTCAAGCTGCACCCAACCCAACCCAGAGACCACCTCCAACACCTGCACCACCGGATGAGTATGCCAGGCCGTCCGCGCCCCCGGTGAAAACATCACCCGAGCCGCCTGCAACCGCGAAGGCGCAGCCGCCTCCACGATCCCATCGATCCAAACATCGCCGGTAAACCAATCCCCCGGCCCCTTCCTGCAACCTCTGTCACCACTCTTCACAATCTTCATCCCGCCACTCTAGCACTTCGCCACTCCGCAGGAACGCTATCATCGAAGCTGATGCTCACCCAGTCCGACATCCTCCAAGCCCTTCGCGACTGCTACGACCCCGTCCTTCCCTGCAACATCGTCGACCTCGGTCTCATCCACTCCATCACCATCACACCCGACACCGAAGCCCCCGGAGTAAACATCCCAGGCGTCCCACAAAAGCACATCATAGAAATCTCCGTCACTCCCACCCAAACCGAAGAAGCCGCCAACGCCCAACTCAGCGCACAGATCTCAAACCGCCTCGCTGGCCTCGAAGCCGTCAGCCGCACCACCATCACCCTCCTCGACACGCCCATCTGGTCCCCCCTCAACATCACACCCGCCGGCCGCAAGACCCTCGGCCTCGACGGCAACCCGCACCTGGTCCAGATCCGCCAGAGCAAATCTCCTGAAGGTGTATAGGGAGTCTCGACCGTCATGGCCGTTTTTTCTCAAGAAAAACGGCGCTTCTCGGAATTATCCGCTCCACAGATCAGGAGATTTGCTCTAACCATGCCGCCACGCAAATCAAAGTCCCCGCTGGTCATGCCCACGCCTCCGCCGCCGCAACATCCCTTCGACCAGATCCACGGCGTCGAAACCAGCGGCCTCATCGCAGCCGGCAACCTCACCACCGGCCACCCCAATGACGCCCACGTCACCGCCTACTACGGCGTCGCTCCCAGCATCCTCCGCACCCTCGTCCAACTCTGGCGCGACACCAATCCTCCCCACCCCACCCACCACTACACCTTCGTCGACATCGGTGCCGGCAAAGGCCGCGCCATGCTCGTCGCCAGCGAACTCCCCTTCCACCAGGTCATCGGCATCGAACTCAATCCCACCCTGGCCGACACCGCACAAACAAACGTAGATCACTGGCGCACCTCCCACTCCGCCGACTCCACAGCTTCCCCGCTCGCCCCCATCCGCCTCCTCGAGCAAGACGCCCTCACCTTCGACTTCCCCAGAACCCCAACCCTCGCCTTCCTCTTCCATCCCTTCGAAGCCCCCGTCCTCAAACTTCTCCTCCGCCGCATCGAAACCCAATTCGCCCCACGCCGCGGCATCCCCCCACCAGCGTTCGACCTCCTCTACGTCAACTCCGAGTGTCGCGCCGTCCTCGACCGTCACCCCGCCTTCACTCGCCTCTTCCTCGGTCCCGTAGCCATGTCGCCCGAAGACCACGCCGCCGACCTCGCCGCCATCGCCCAGCAAAAAGAGTACGGCTCCACCGGCGACGAAGAATGCGCCATCTACCGCCTCACCGGCCGCTCCACCAAACTCTAGAGCAACGCTACAAATGGTGTAGAGCCTTTCGTCTGTCATTCCCGAAGCGAATCTGCGTTTGCAGTTGCTGTTCTGATTTGTCATTCCCGAAGGGAATCTGCGTTTGCAGTCTCTACTCCATCAGGCAACTGCGTAATTCCCCCCAAAAAAGGCCCGCCGCAAGTGGTACGCTGTTCGTGCCTATGATTGCCTGAATCATCCAGCGAGCTGCCAGCGACGCCTCGGCCACAACCGGGCATCGCTATCCCATGCCATCCAGCCCCGCAAGATCCTTCAGGAGAAACGCAAAATGCCATCCTCAGGCAAAGCCACACCCAATATCGCAACGCCCCGTCTCCAACTAGTCGCCATCACCCCCGAGTCCCTAACCTCCGAGCAGAACTCCGACGGCAAACTAAGCGAGATCCTCCACTGCCGCGTCACCCCCGAGTGGCCCCACGCCGACTGGGAGCCGCACGTCCTCCAACTCCTTCAGCAGCGCTTCGCCGAAGACCCCACCGACATCGGCTGGCACCGCTACATCCTCCTTAGCCCAACCAGTAACCAACCCGCAACCCTCATCGGCTCTGTCGGGGCTGTTGCTGGCCCGACGATCCCCGCTCCGCTGAGATCGGCTACGCCATCCTCCCCGAGTTCCGCCTCCACGGCTACGCCCTCGAAGCAACGAAAGCCATAATCGCCTGGATCGAAGCCAACGATTCAACACCCAGAATCTTCGCCCACACCTTCCCCCACCTCACCGGCTCCATTCGCATCCTCGAGCACTGCGGCTTCACCCTTGAAGGCCCAGGCAAAGAAGAGAACACTATTCGCTATCGCAGAAACTAAACACCCGAAGAACGTAAAAAGATAGGGCGCGACCACCAGGTCGCGCCCTATCCTTGCACTAACTTACCAGCCTCTATCATGATCCTTCGGATAGACCGGAGGCGCTGGAGGTGCACCCGTAGCAGCCAGCGACACCGTACCCGCCTTGCTCAACGCAAGCTGCAGCGAGTAAGCCGTCAACCCAGGCCCGGGAGCAAGAAACGGAGTCAACGCAACCACCGCACTCTTCTTCCCGTTGTAGACCGAGGTCAGTCCATCCGTCTGTTCGTAGTTCAGGTTGTTCGCAGGATTCGTATTCGAGA
The nucleotide sequence above comes from Tunturibacter empetritectus. Encoded proteins:
- a CDS encoding (R)-mandelonitrile lyase yields the protein MKIVKSGDRGCRKGPGDWFTGDVWIDGIVEAAAPSRLQAARVMFSPGARTAWHTHPVVQVLEVVSGLGWVQLEGQAAQAIHPGDVVVIGAGENHWHGAQAGRTMVHLAMQQADDSGKTVDWGAKVTDEEYGAAG
- a CDS encoding GNAT family N-acetyltransferase, producing the protein MLPEFRLHGYALEATKAIIAWIEANDSTPRIFAHTFPHLTGSIRILEHCGFTLEGPGKEENTIRYRRN
- a CDS encoding polyprenyl synthetase family protein, yielding MQPTVKDLLLSGAQLTDAALERLLPATDTLPHSIHRAMRHSTFAGGKRLRPILCMEAARLAACTDAYPEGIADLGAALEMIHTYSLIHDDLPALDNDDLRRGQPTCHVVFGEATAILAGDALQTLAFQTIAALPIPSPATIAILREITLAIGTGVGRVGDLDTKLPPGMIGGQVMDIESEGIPPTAALVEAIHRSKTGALITTSIVVGGLYGLSLRHRSTSSYPRDEHFIGPRPGRVAYAPYADTTARLRTFGEKAGLAFQIVDDVLDMTQSSEELGKTAGKDTASTKATWPAVFGIDQSLHDAKELIADAFAALAPFGSAADPLKSLAQYLVERKN
- a CDS encoding DHA2 family efflux MFS transporter permease subunit, with product MHRKTMASAATAPPDQSASVTQGVNPWLIAASVMLATFMEVLDTAIASVALPYIAGSLSASNDEATWVLTSYLVANAIVLPASNWFSLKFGRKRFLLTCIVIFTVASFACGAAPTLGIMLLARVVQGAGGGALQPLSQAILLESFPPAKRGAAMAVFAFGVVVAPVLGPTLGGWLTDTYSWRYAFYINIPIGILAILMITRFIKDPPYISKARVPAFDRYGFAALVVWTGCLQVVLDKGQEDDWFGAIWIRWAVLFLVTSFVYFCWHCWRDKDTIVDLKVLKDRNFLLGCILIFMFGIGIYSTVTVLPLFYQELLGYTAFTAGLVVAPRGIGAVMGMPVIGYLSNKMDPRYLLTFGFFTFGLTTLYFGNVTLDISPTTLLLPILITGFGLSFIFVPISTAAYGTLQQEQIGNASGLFNLMRNVGGSIGISIASTLLTRRSAVHQNEIINSVPRTGQQFQNALGSMTQALTGSFGTSNAANPAQAQLYQQLQRQASAWAFVDVFRWLSLLCFFCVGIVWFFKKVKPGKAPEGAH
- the dnaK gene encoding molecular chaperone DnaK → MAKIIGIDLGTTNSCVAVMEGGEPKVIPNEEGGRTTPSVVAFTKSGERLVGQVAKRQAITNPENTIYSIKRFMGRRLNEVGDELKMVPYKVVAKGDNIVVVAQGKEYTPPEISAMILQKLKKAAEDYLGTSVTEAVITVPAYFNDAQRQATKDAGKIAGLDVKRIVNEPTAAALAYGLDKKKDETIAVYDFGGGTFDISILEVGEGVIEVKSTNGDTHLGGDNLDQRIVDWLIAEFKSETGLDLHSKGNEMALQRLKDAAERAKIELSTAQETEINLPFITADASGPKHLVRKLTRAKLESLVDDLLQRSIGPSKQAMKDAGVDASQIDEVVLVGGQTRMPKIQQLVKDLFGKEPHKGVNPDEVVAIGAAVQAGVLAGEVKDLLLLDVTPLTLSIETMGGVATAMINRNTTIPTKKTETFSTAADSQTEVEVHVLQGERPMASQNRTLGKFKLAGIPPAPRGVPQIEVTFDIDANGILNVTAKDNATGKDQKITITSSSGLSKEEVERMAKDAEAHAAEDKEQRDAVEARNGLDSLVYNIEKMLKDAGDKVQASDKSEVETALAEAKTTLAGTPSATELNAAKDRLTTVSHKLAEAMYKASAASTPTDGATGATEAHEEPKKDEGVIDAEYVDVDEKK
- a CDS encoding class I SAM-dependent methyltransferase, which encodes MPPRKSKSPLVMPTPPPPQHPFDQIHGVETSGLIAAGNLTTGHPNDAHVTAYYGVAPSILRTLVQLWRDTNPPHPTHHYTFVDIGAGKGRAMLVASELPFHQVIGIELNPTLADTAQTNVDHWRTSHSADSTASPLAPIRLLEQDALTFDFPRTPTLAFLFHPFEAPVLKLLLRRIETQFAPRRGIPPPAFDLLYVNSECRAVLDRHPAFTRLFLGPVAMSPEDHAADLAAIAQQKEYGSTGDEECAIYRLTGRSTKL
- a CDS encoding 6-pyruvoyl-tetrahydropterin synthase-related protein, which produces MRAIATPLRYPQHMQRDRLPYLLIPLAACIAILPLLLNGCSCGHDFDFHLLNWMEAARQFTHGNLHPHWAYTAAYNAGEPRFVFYPPLSWTLGAILTLLFPITATPILYTWLALTLSGLALHRLAREFTSPTAALVAAVLYTVNPYMLFTAYERTAYAELLATAFIPLLLHAILRQRVTIPRIAIPIALLWLTNAPAAVMSCYTLALLTLVRVATDLGTDPDTGPGPDADTDPGAPSYAVSSHRMGYSRHARTAVTETSGSIHKPGAPYLDSEMWASRASAIALATTSNARSQTPLSLTLNTIAGTALGLALAAFYLLPAAYERRYVQIAMAIIPNMRIQDNFLFHHTGDTLHDQVLHTASLLALILLATTLTALIISITKLRSPSKPQSQTPNPAPQKPSNPERQIPAGTNHQPSSLPKHDIVISTEATDSIIVRREVESPPHLVHIGNALLASLAILTITIALLLTPLTSILWNHTPELAFLQFPWRLLAILAAIMSLAVALAIRRTNLNPTISTAITIALAAALTSPAYALFHQSCDEEDTPTAREALFHSNRGTDPTDEYTPTTADNDSLAQTDPPYWLSEDPNAKAPTETQPAPAPTHLTLNPPTPEDLILNLRDYPAWHITDNGSLLATRDQRDDGLIAIHLPAGPARIAITYARTPDQTLGDAISLVSLAVLLFILRRNPSPSSPHPSS
- a CDS encoding metal-sulfur cluster assembly factor codes for the protein MLTQSDILQALRDCYDPVLPCNIVDLGLIHSITITPDTEAPGVNIPGVPQKHIIEISVTPTQTEEAANAQLSAQISNRLAGLEAVSRTTITLLDTPIWSPLNITPAGRKTLGLDGNPHLVQIRQSKSPEGV